The following coding sequences lie in one Streptomyces sp. NBC_00510 genomic window:
- a CDS encoding SMI1/KNR4 family protein has product MRFVVWVASLLRRTGWDVRDVAQPWAEIEAALGTELPSDYKLLCQAFGAGEFSREMTVLCADESRVQDLVGEWRYLLESDDSSDGPFAPYRIHEPGRAGA; this is encoded by the coding sequence GTGAGGTTCGTCGTGTGGGTGGCTTCTCTTCTCCGTCGCACGGGTTGGGACGTGCGGGACGTCGCGCAGCCCTGGGCGGAGATCGAAGCGGCGCTGGGGACCGAGCTGCCGAGCGATTACAAGCTGTTGTGTCAGGCCTTCGGCGCCGGCGAGTTCTCGCGGGAGATGACGGTGCTGTGCGCCGACGAGTCCCGCGTGCAGGATCTGGTTGGGGAATGGCGCTATCTGCTGGAGAGCGACGACAGTTCGGACGGCCCGTTCGCGCCGTACAGGATCCATGAGCCCGGCAGGGCGGGGGCCTGA